In Nitrospira sp. MA-1, the following proteins share a genomic window:
- a CDS encoding NnrS family protein gives MTPAFFSFGFRPFFLSAAVFAGIALPIWALILSGADNTHFLYVPREWHVHEMIFGFLPAVIAGFLFTAMPNWTDRPPIKEMPLMILWALWLTGRLVIAIPWPPALVCAIIDGAFLVALAIIVWREIAIGKAWDRSPIGLLISLYAIANLLFHMSALNDSATELPGRMALSVIILLLALIGGRVIPSFTLDYLSERGMPQQPASFSRFDGVSILLAAIAALAWTVQPEGLVTGWLLMAAGLVNLIRLLRWYGWITWREPLVLILHVGYGWLAMSLLILGAAILGLGLRQENAVHVLTTGAVGSMTLAIMTRASLGHTGRARHAGPMTVMIYSLVNLGAILRVLGPTTDFSTSLVLGLSAIVWSSGYLLFAVVYGPFLLRPSLDEE, from the coding sequence ATGACCCCTGCATTCTTTTCCTTCGGATTTCGACCGTTCTTCCTGAGCGCCGCCGTCTTTGCGGGCATAGCACTCCCGATCTGGGCCCTGATTCTTTCCGGAGCCGACAACACCCATTTCCTGTATGTCCCGCGAGAATGGCATGTGCATGAAATGATCTTCGGCTTCCTGCCTGCCGTGATCGCAGGGTTTCTCTTCACCGCCATGCCGAACTGGACGGACCGCCCTCCGATTAAAGAGATGCCCTTGATGATCCTGTGGGCATTGTGGCTGACAGGACGCCTGGTCATCGCCATCCCCTGGCCTCCAGCTTTGGTCTGCGCCATCATTGACGGCGCCTTTCTTGTTGCGCTGGCCATCATTGTCTGGCGGGAAATCGCGATAGGAAAAGCATGGGATCGTTCGCCGATCGGCCTGTTGATCAGTCTCTATGCAATTGCCAATCTGCTCTTCCACATGTCGGCTCTGAACGACTCCGCAACGGAACTTCCCGGGCGCATGGCGCTCTCGGTCATCATCCTGCTGTTGGCGCTGATCGGTGGGCGCGTCATTCCCAGTTTTACCCTTGATTATCTGAGCGAGCGCGGCATGCCCCAACAACCTGCGTCTTTTTCCCGTTTCGACGGCGTGTCGATCCTTCTTGCAGCGATTGCCGCTCTCGCCTGGACGGTTCAGCCAGAGGGCCTGGTGACCGGCTGGCTTTTGATGGCAGCGGGATTGGTGAATCTCATTCGTCTGTTGCGCTGGTACGGCTGGATCACCTGGCGTGAACCGTTGGTGCTCATCCTGCACGTGGGTTATGGGTGGTTGGCGATGTCGCTGCTTATCCTGGGTGCGGCGATTCTAGGGTTAGGGTTGCGCCAGGAGAATGCGGTCCACGTGCTCACGACCGGTGCCGTGGGTTCGATGACCCTGGCCATCATGACCCGCGCCAGCCTGGGTCATACGGGACGGGCACGGCATGCAGGTCCTATGACGGTCATGATCTACAGTCTCGTGAACCTGGGTGCAATTCTGCGGGTACTTGGTCCGACCACGGACTTTTCAACCTCTCTTGTGCTGGGCCTGTCGGCAATAGTCTGGAGCAGTGGCTATCTGCTGTTCGCTGTTGTGTATGGACCATTTCTTTTGCGCCCCAGCCTCGACGAGGAGTAA
- the pgm gene encoding phosphoglucomutase (alpha-D-glucose-1,6-bisphosphate-dependent): MKVSALAGEPTQPSMLANIPRLVTAYYTGQPDPAVPEQRVAFGTSGHRGSSLKNSFNEAHILATTQAICLYRQQQHIDGPLFLGMDTHALSEPALASTLEVLAANGVVVMVDRDNGYTPTPVISHAILTYNRDRKTGLADGIVITPSHNPPEDGGFKYNPPHGGPADGDVTTWIEKQANALLADDLRGVQRVSYEKARRASTTHKHDYVGSYVGDLGAVIDMETIRDAKLSIGVDPLGGAGVDYWGPITERYGFPVTVVHEGVDPTFRFMNLDWDGKIRMDCSSPYAMAGLIALKDRFDIAFANDTDHDRHGIVTRTAGLMNPNHYLAVAISYLFTQRSGWRKDAAVGKTVVSSSMIDRVAAKLGRRLVEVPVGFKWFVDGLLDGSVGFGGEESAGASFLRHDGTVWTTDKDGIILDLLAAEMLAKTGRDPSQLYLDLTKELGVPVYQRIDAPATPAQKAILKKLAPQQIQATELAGEKITGILTSAPGTDNAIGGLKVMTENGWFAARPSGTEDVYKIYAESFRGDTHLKQIQEEAQALITKVLGTAS; the protein is encoded by the coding sequence ATGAAGGTCAGTGCCCTTGCAGGAGAGCCCACCCAACCATCCATGCTCGCTAACATCCCCCGGCTGGTCACCGCCTATTACACCGGTCAACCCGACCCGGCTGTGCCGGAACAACGCGTGGCCTTTGGCACATCGGGACACCGCGGCTCTTCATTAAAGAATTCGTTTAATGAAGCGCATATCCTGGCGACCACCCAGGCCATCTGCCTCTATCGACAGCAACAGCATATTGACGGGCCTCTCTTTTTAGGCATGGATACGCACGCGCTCTCCGAGCCGGCCCTGGCAAGCACGCTCGAAGTGCTCGCCGCTAATGGTGTGGTCGTGATGGTAGACCGCGACAACGGGTACACCCCGACCCCGGTCATTTCCCATGCCATCTTGACCTACAACCGTGATCGAAAAACGGGATTGGCCGATGGCATTGTGATCACGCCTTCGCACAATCCGCCGGAAGACGGTGGCTTCAAATATAACCCGCCCCATGGGGGGCCGGCTGATGGCGACGTCACCACGTGGATTGAGAAACAGGCGAACGCGTTACTGGCCGATGACCTGCGCGGGGTCCAACGCGTCTCGTATGAGAAAGCGCGCCGGGCCTCGACCACGCACAAGCATGATTATGTCGGCTCGTATGTTGGAGATCTTGGAGCCGTGATCGACATGGAGACCATTCGCGACGCCAAGCTATCTATTGGAGTAGATCCACTTGGCGGCGCAGGCGTGGACTATTGGGGACCTATTACCGAGCGGTACGGTTTCCCGGTTACCGTCGTACATGAAGGCGTGGATCCGACCTTTCGCTTCATGAATCTGGACTGGGATGGGAAGATTCGCATGGACTGTTCCTCGCCCTATGCCATGGCCGGACTGATTGCCTTAAAAGATCGTTTCGATATCGCCTTCGCCAACGATACCGACCATGATCGTCATGGAATCGTCACGCGTACGGCGGGCCTGATGAATCCCAACCATTATCTCGCAGTCGCTATTTCCTATCTGTTTACGCAACGCTCCGGCTGGCGGAAAGATGCCGCCGTCGGGAAGACGGTCGTGAGTAGCAGCATGATCGATCGGGTGGCCGCCAAATTGGGACGGCGTCTCGTGGAAGTCCCGGTAGGCTTCAAATGGTTTGTGGACGGGCTGCTTGACGGGTCCGTCGGGTTTGGGGGAGAAGAAAGTGCCGGCGCATCCTTTTTGCGTCATGACGGAACCGTGTGGACGACCGATAAAGACGGCATCATTCTAGATCTGTTAGCGGCAGAAATGTTGGCCAAAACAGGACGCGACCCAAGCCAACTCTACCTGGACCTCACCAAGGAGCTGGGCGTCCCCGTCTACCAGCGGATCGATGCCCCGGCCACACCCGCGCAGAAGGCCATTCTGAAAAAACTCGCACCCCAACAGATACAGGCAACGGAACTTGCCGGGGAAAAGATTACCGGCATTCTGACCTCGGCGCCGGGAACCGACAATGCCATTGGGGGACTAAAAGTTATGACGGAGAACGGATGGTTTGCCGCCCGCCCGTCTGGAACAGAAGATGTCTATAAAATTTATGCCGAGAGCTTCCGAGGCGACACACATCTCAAACAAATCCAGGAAGAGGCGCAAGCCCTGATTACCAAGGTCCTGGGAACGGCCTCTTAG
- a CDS encoding sodium:alanine symporter family protein, which yields MDSLESFVSTVAGWVWGPPMLILLVGTGLYLTILLKGLQFRVLPHALKLVFHKEPSANGDISHFAALMTALSATVGIGNIVGVAAAITLGGPGAVFWMWMTGLVGMATKYGEAVLAVKYREQGQYGMRGGPMYYLAKGAGLPWLGWLFAVFTACAAFGIGNMTQANAVAGIVESTFQIPPWITGVVLMSLTGLVILGGITSIGRFTSVLVPFMIVGYVSSALVVLVLHVTEIPQALASIVYHAWNPIAAGGGFAGATMAAAMRYGLARGVFSNESGLGSAPIAAAAARTDDPVRQALVSMTQTFIDTLVVCSMTALVILTATPWTQGIDPAQLTSASFGETLGHTGELIVTCSITLFAYSTLIGWNYYGEKAIEYLMGTRAIVYYRVIFVGVVLLGATSRLELVWNVSDIMNGLMAIPNLIGLLLLAKIIKQETVRYFNLQKLGADSSRSTPPPV from the coding sequence ATGGACTCCCTTGAATCCTTCGTGTCGACCGTAGCCGGTTGGGTGTGGGGTCCGCCCATGTTGATCCTGTTGGTCGGCACCGGGTTGTATCTGACCATTCTGCTAAAAGGCCTGCAGTTTCGTGTCCTGCCGCATGCGCTGAAGTTAGTGTTTCACAAAGAGCCGAGTGCCAATGGCGACATCAGCCATTTTGCCGCGCTCATGACCGCCTTATCAGCCACCGTGGGTATCGGAAATATTGTCGGCGTGGCAGCCGCCATCACGCTCGGGGGGCCCGGAGCTGTCTTTTGGATGTGGATGACCGGTCTGGTGGGCATGGCGACCAAATATGGCGAAGCCGTGCTGGCGGTGAAATATCGTGAGCAGGGCCAATACGGGATGCGTGGCGGGCCCATGTATTACCTGGCCAAGGGTGCCGGGCTGCCATGGTTAGGGTGGCTCTTCGCTGTATTCACAGCCTGTGCGGCATTTGGCATCGGCAATATGACACAGGCCAATGCCGTGGCCGGGATTGTTGAGTCGACCTTTCAGATCCCGCCCTGGATTACCGGGGTGGTATTAATGAGCCTGACCGGCCTTGTGATATTGGGCGGCATCACATCCATTGGCCGGTTTACCTCCGTATTGGTGCCATTCATGATTGTGGGGTATGTGTCATCAGCCCTGGTTGTCCTGGTCCTGCATGTGACGGAAATCCCGCAGGCCTTGGCTAGTATTGTTTATCACGCGTGGAACCCGATTGCGGCCGGAGGCGGGTTTGCCGGCGCCACGATGGCTGCCGCCATGCGCTACGGGTTGGCAAGAGGCGTATTTTCGAATGAATCGGGCCTGGGGTCTGCGCCTATTGCCGCTGCCGCCGCACGCACCGACGATCCGGTCAGACAGGCCCTCGTCAGCATGACCCAGACCTTTATCGATACGCTGGTGGTCTGCAGTATGACGGCGTTGGTCATCCTGACCGCGACTCCATGGACTCAAGGTATCGATCCGGCTCAACTCACCAGCGCCAGCTTCGGGGAAACCCTTGGTCACACGGGAGAACTCATTGTCACGTGTTCCATCACGCTGTTTGCCTATTCGACCTTGATCGGCTGGAATTATTATGGTGAGAAAGCCATTGAGTATCTGATGGGGACGAGGGCAATCGTGTATTACCGCGTGATCTTTGTCGGGGTCGTCCTGCTCGGCGCCACATCCAGGTTGGAACTGGTGTGGAATGTGTCCGATATCATGAACGGCTTGATGGCCATTCCGAATCTCATCGGGTTGCTGCTCCTGGCAAAGATTATTAAACAGGAAACAGTACGCTATTTTAACCTGCAAAAGTTGGGGGCTGATTCTTCGCGTTCTACTCCTCCTCCCGTGTAA
- a CDS encoding hemerythrin domain-containing protein, whose protein sequence is MVTKTQKAQAAQVTDMLRKDHKKVKGLFRKFEKTDNAREKQEIVDMVVTELEIHAELEEKIIYPAVRSKMNDEDLMDEAIEEHHVVHGVIGELKKMKPGDQRYDAKVTVLGELCKHHIQEEEEEMLPKAEKRDIDWDGLHQQVMKRKNQLMEKAGLSSNGASTNSKARKKK, encoded by the coding sequence ATGGTCACAAAAACTCAGAAAGCTCAGGCAGCACAAGTCACCGACATGCTTCGCAAAGACCACAAAAAAGTCAAAGGGCTTTTTAGGAAATTTGAAAAGACGGATAATGCCCGGGAGAAGCAAGAGATCGTCGACATGGTGGTAACGGAGCTTGAAATTCATGCGGAGTTGGAGGAAAAGATTATCTATCCGGCCGTTCGCTCGAAAATGAATGACGAAGACCTGATGGATGAGGCCATCGAAGAGCACCATGTTGTGCATGGCGTCATCGGGGAACTGAAAAAAATGAAGCCGGGTGACCAACGCTATGATGCGAAAGTGACGGTGCTCGGCGAACTCTGCAAACATCATATTCAAGAAGAAGAGGAAGAGATGCTGCCCAAGGCAGAAAAGCGGGATATCGACTGGGACGGTCTCCACCAGCAGGTGATGAAACGGAAAAACCAACTCATGGAGAAGGCGGGGTTGTCTTCCAATGGCGCAAGCACGAACTCGAAAGCGCGGAAAAAGAAATAG
- a CDS encoding DUF1499 domain-containing protein, with protein sequence MRALNRMSNKNFNSPLIGRQSCRVTAWLPLRIMLLCLIPAVAIAQGALGEELIVSGRTFSCPDRPNCVSTMAVAESHAIAPYRYQASLEEAKAELKHIFAQFPRTELVREEEDYLQYEVKSFLFGFVDDVELWLDEATKTIHFRSAARSGYYDFGVNRKRMEDVRQILNGKL encoded by the coding sequence ATGCGTGCGCTCAACCGCATGTCAAACAAAAACTTCAACAGTCCATTGATCGGGAGGCAATCATGCCGGGTGACGGCATGGTTGCCACTCAGAATAATGCTTCTGTGCCTGATTCCGGCGGTAGCCATTGCACAGGGAGCACTAGGGGAGGAGTTGATCGTGAGTGGGAGGACATTCTCATGCCCGGACAGGCCCAACTGTGTTTCCACAATGGCTGTGGCGGAAAGCCATGCGATTGCACCCTATCGATATCAAGCATCATTGGAGGAAGCCAAAGCCGAGCTGAAGCACATTTTCGCTCAATTTCCTCGCACGGAATTGGTGAGGGAAGAGGAGGATTATCTTCAGTACGAAGTCAAAAGTTTTCTCTTTGGTTTTGTGGACGATGTCGAGTTGTGGCTGGATGAGGCCACAAAAACCATTCACTTCCGTTCAGCCGCTCGCAGCGGCTACTACGATTTCGGGGTCAACCGAAAGCGAATGGAAGATGTGCGACAAATCCTGAATGGCAAGCTATAG